A window of Gossypium hirsutum isolate 1008001.06 chromosome D13, Gossypium_hirsutum_v2.1, whole genome shotgun sequence genomic DNA:
TTGTATCTCTGGAATTACAAGAGTAGCATTTAGAAGCCTGGATATGGTGACAAGATCACAGATCTAGAAATTTAACAAATATGTTACAAACGgccaataaaaaaaaaggaaaaagatactTTAGTGCATCTAATAGGTCATACCGAAGATCTTATCTTCTcgaatccaccaaaaatttttGCATAGATGAAACCATTAGTGTTTTCATCTGGAACTGTTAAAGGAGAGATGATTATTTACTAATCAACagattaaaagaattattttgaaGATATTCAATTATCAAGCAACAAGAACAGCCAAACAAGAAGTAGCAGTTGTATTTAATTGGAAAGTCAACAGAATATTGCAATTCTGATCAAACTtatgtagtaaaaatattattaagagtTATCATAAACTATGTTACTTGGATTCGATTGTAGATGTTGGATACAGGTATGTTCAAGTTTTTCTAAGTTTTCATGTATTAGGAGGATCATATCTCCACGCTCATGTCCAGGAATGagaacttcaagaaaaatgaggaaTTGCAGTAACATAGATCATGGAAATTACAAAGAAAATTGTACTATCAGCAGCTCATTAAATTACCTGCCACTGCTATATTGCTTTTGTCACAAACTTAGatttaaaaaacacaaatataaaCCTAATGGACAtttctcatcatcatcatcagagAAAAACTTCTTATACAAGCTGAAGATGTAGATATGTTGGTATAACCTAAGTCCCCACTCTTGAAACAGCAGAGTTCTACACTTCAAACAAGaacatgaataatttcatatgcacctCAGTCATCAAGAActgtgaaggaaaaaaaaaagagttccaTTGGCAATAacgagaaaaaaaaatacaaaaacattAGTGGTTAGTCCACGTCATGGGAGCATTCAGTGGTCCTCGCAAACCAAATGATGAAATCTATTTCTCAATTGATTTCAAGATAGGAATCAACCAACATGAGCTAGGACATTACAATTTATCAATgccatttcaaaatttaatagtgctctaaactttttgaaattgcaTAGATAATCATTGGTCCAGCTTCTTCTACTGATCATGGCTTATCATTAAGATGTCAAATCAGGGGTATATCATAACTaagaaagctaaaaatattaTCCAAATTAAAAAACGGTGCAAGATCTAGTTAGCCTGTTATCATCACCTAGACAACAAAGATAAATCTATCATTACTtcattataaaaaacataaaaatttgacAACCTCTTGAATACATGGGCACATTATGTCTATGTTGCCAGTGTCCAACAACTGTGTCTAACACATTTTCAGACATGGTAGGCGATATGACCCTTCAAAAACATGTACCCCTATCCGACATTCAGCATTATGGTTTTTTGGCAGTATAAAAGCATAACTACATAATTAAGTAGTTTGAGCAAAACCCTTTACCAGGATAGCTGCTTCTGGGGTTTGCATGTGGTTGCAAAGACTCCAGAGACCTCACAGCACCCCATAGCCTCTTATTTCTTCTAGTCTTCAACTTAGGAACAAATAAACAGCATCAAACCAACAAATTATACAACCAAACAGATGAAGAAAAAGCATTTGTTCTTCAAATCcgaaaatatatataacttactGGTGATCCACTATTAGGAAAATCATGGCTTAAAGCCTCTTTTGCACTATACTGGACTAAATTCATACTTGAAAACTTTGTCATTGAAAGATGAGCAACCAAAGATGCCAAAGATAGAGTCAATGCAAATAATGCAACCCATTTTATCTTAGATTTGAACGCCATCTTAACTCAAAAAGTTACTTTCTTGGATGTTGAATTTAACACCCAATTCTCCCTACAATCCAaaaatccaaatatatacattaaaattccaaaaaaccacattaaaacaaatcaaagtaaaataaaacataatgaaaaaagactctttttttttctttttttacctgGAAAGTTGCAGCAAGCCCCCAGTGAAGAGAACCCAGTTCTAGAAAACCACCAAACAACATGAAGAACCCAGATTTGAATCAAAGATTTAGAaccttctttttcattttccccCTTGATTTATTAGGCTGGAAAACAGGGAATTGGGAAGTGGGTAGAGTTCAAATCTGGATTGGAAGCAATGGACTTAACACAAAACTTTAAACACCCTCCGATGCAATCACAAGGGAAAAAATCCCACAACAAGACAAACAGAGAAATATGGAAGGAACTTTAACAGAGAATTGATAAGAGAGAATGCATGAAGAAGAATGAAGAGAGGTTAAGAGAAAACAAAGTGTTTCAAAGAGGATGGAGAATTCTCATTGTAAATTCGTTAATGCGTGTATGACTGAAACTAAGTTATATTACACTTACCCACTTAGCTAACACTTAATTCACGTTTAGACAGCTAATACTATAATtaacttttactttaataattGGGCTGGGTCAAGTAGATACTCTAAGTTAAAAGCATGGTGCCTACTTCAATACATTTACCAAATTTCGATCACttcacattttattcaaatttactGGTTCAATTTTAGTTAGATTGGTACTAGCATTAGAAGAATGTAAGTTTAAGCGCACTGAGTATATTTATCCTCttattttaaggttaaaaagagattatatataattttagacattgtattaaaataaataaattctattGAGATTTAATCTATCTTTAAATGGATATTTCATTTTAGTGTTTTTGGATGGATATAATTGAACGagataaaaaaagaaacaaagaatgaTAATAgtgatattaattattttttggagAGATATTCACTTATATATTGATATAAAGTTATTTTAGTTTTACACTATTTCGCAtagttttatataattaatatattaacaaTTTAATCATGATATTTTATATTCCATTcaggtagattatgcatgttgtatttgatgtatttgtttcatgtaaaaaagacttttcattatttaatcaatattaatataaaaaatattttagatcgATACCACAGAGATATcgaattgattaaaaaaattgcaTGCATGACAAGTATAATCATactgaaaaatataataattaaatcgtTAAAATATTATCCATACAAAATTACATCAGTATTGTGTTACTTTAAATGACTATATTACATCGATAGCATTTTACAGTGGGTTTCTATTACTGTTTATTAAGGAGAAATCAATTTATGAGAAATTTATAAAAGCTTAATTGAGATATAGTAGTGAATAATTATGTAAGGTTATAACATACTTGGTATAAAGTTTTAATATTACCGAAATCAATCATAAAAGATGAAAGTGATTTATAAATAGTAAAACAAAATGCTTAGCTAAAAAGACAATGGTGATTAATATAACATTAGGAAcagatttatttataattatatatagtattattaggAATCATGTAAGCACCATTGATTTTAGAGGAAAACTTAGCACCTGGATTTGTTTAGTTTTATGCGTAGGTTGTAATAAGGAAATGAGAGGTGGATGTCGATAAAGCTTATAGATGATGTTTTAAACTATCATTTCGATAATGGATTTTACAGGAAAACTCTGGtaaaatttctataaatttagtaaaaatcaACTAAACAAATTTGTTAAGAGAATTTATTATAGATCGAAAAGAGAATGATGATCATAGGTGACCCCTTGACATTGAACGTAGCACTCATTACGTGGAATACTGTTTATACTGGGTAGTGGGTATTACAAAGAGAGTAAATACTCTTCTAAGATAAAATGCAAAGCAGGAGGAAATACAATGGCTTGTTAAAAGGAAATTGAGTCAATGAAGCACCAGTTAATTACTCGAGGAATGATGAGTGGTTGAAACTAATGGAATTGTTAGAGTTATGACCCAAATTCCTGTTAAAGAAATAATACAATGGTAAAATTAGGGGATCTATGGTGGGCTTAACGCCAACCACAAGTAAAATCCGTATAgaattacttttcttttatttgacaTTTGTTGACACCATGTTTTTgaaaaaacggggtcgacttgggttttgacgaaaaaaaaaaaaaaggagtcgccaccaatcctttttaatgaggtgtgattggatcacctcgaaaactggttgtttttaataaacgatttgattttattaaaacaagaagttaggtctacgaaattcagaaaaacgggttcgggagtcagttacgcacgaggaaggattagcaccctcgatacgcccaaaattggtacctagttgatttcttaatgtcttagtgtcgaaaaactgaaaactttaaagagatttaaaatacgatccttaaaaaaaactcgaatggcatagattaaaattcaagaggatatttggccatttggttaaacgagaaatcgatacccagcaccttagggcatgttcctcgaatttccaaacgcaaaacattgccttattttgtattttttttggaaAGGATATTAAGCCagttggttgaacgagaaaaatcgacacccagcaccttagggcatgttttctcgaatttccaaacgcaaaacattgccttattttaaaattttaaaaggatattaagccatttggttaaacgagaaaaatcgacacccagcaccttagggcacgttttctcgaattttcaaacgcaaaacattgcctcaattagaaacattttcctttttgaaatatggtatttatatgcataatggaataatgaataaaatgatgTGACTAAAATAATATGagcaaaaacaaataataaataaataaataaacctaattcatcatgtatatacaataacaaataaataaataaataaactaaaacataaaaatgggcatataaataaataaataagtgaacaataaataaaacaaacaataataataaagtacatatatatataagttataaaaatatgtacacgTATCtccatagatatatatattataaaaatgtatataacgtatatatataaattataaagtacaTAAAGTATAGAagtatgcatgtatataaatcaaaaatatgtatatatataattaaatctaaattaaaaatgtataaatgaGCAAATAATAAATACGTAaacaataataatacaataataatagcaatatgaaaaaataataataatagtgaaagtaaaggcaatattattaaaattaattagtttaatagcAACAATAACAAAAAAGACTAATTTAAACTTAACACAGAAATCTGGTGGCAAattcgcaaataaataaaagaaaaggaccCCATCGAGTACACGAATAACATGGAGGGACTAAATGAGGAAATATCCCCACCCTCTCCAAAACGCGCAGCTTCGTTAAGGACCAAATCGTAAGAAAGGTAAAATCTTGTGgcaaaaataaagaagaaagacCCGATTGCAAAAAGCCTCAAACGCGAAAGGACTGAAGGCGTAAATAGCCCATTTTAtccaaaaacgcgcggatcctgggCTTACAGGTCGGGTCGGACTCGGGTCATGcagaacggcgccgttttggcctGAAAGGCTtgccccaaaacgacgccgttttgagggCCTATAAAAGCCtagttttccaaaaaaaaaaatcatttggccctcttgtttaaaaaaaaggtttgagAATTCTCTTCCCCTCCCCTCTTTCAGCCCAGGCTCCGGCCAATCGCCGCCGTGCCGGTCGCTGCTCACCGGCGCCGGTGCCGCCGTAGGCGGCAGTCAGTAAGGCGAAAAGTCGTGGTTTTTTTTTATCTCGTTTCAAATGCCATTCGAAGATCAGGCTTTCACGGCCCTAAGGCTGAGAGAAGAAGCCCCAAACGTCACCTTCCTCGTCCATTTTTGATGACCCGAAGGACTCCGGCGACGTTACAAACACGGCGACTCCGGTATGTTTTCTCCtcttttatcttatttatttatgtaaaaaagtaaaagaaaaagaaaaataaacagagaagaaaaagaaaatccatCGGAAATGCTAAAAGAATCACCTTTTAAACtgttttttatttcttgaaaCTGTTTTTTTGTGTTCTTTTTCCAGCCCCCCAAAAAACGTTACATTttgcttcggcttttatagccgaatgtaTCACTATTCTCTACTGCTGTTGTTGTTGTCCCTTTTTTTATTGCTTGTAGGTGTTTGATGGCGGGCTACAAAGGCAGAGGGCATGGGCAGATGGGACGCGACGAATGATGGAGGCAGTCTAGGATGTGGGGGTACGGTGCCGGTGACAGAAGGCCGAGGGTCTAAAGACCATAGATGCGGCGCTTAAGGTTTCGATTTTTGAAACCCTAGGCTGCCTTTGGTTTCAGAATTGGGCCTCGTTTTGGGATTAGGCCGATTGGGCCTCGTTTTGGGCTCCGGGCTTGGGTTTAATAGGgttttgggttaattttagttTGGGTTTAGGTTGTAATTGGGCCTGGGCAAAGTTTTTAGTTTgggtttgggttgtaattgggccTGGGCAAAATGGCCTACAACAACATTGATTGCACAAGTAGAATCAATATAGAACTActcttcttctatttgacattgattataaTAAGGTTTTTCAgcctttaaatagatgtagtcagAACTCCTCTTGTATCGTTTGATTTTTAACactagtgaattttcttctcctctacttatggttttttctcgaaagggtttccacgtaaaatcagtgtattttatttttctttcttgcgGTCGTTctatattgtcattatcgacgttcAATTTTACAGGAACTTCCCACACTTAGACAAGGAATCCATAATGGAGGGGGATGAGGAGGCTTGGAACTCGTCAACAATGGAATCAAACTAAACCTAATAGCTTCTTTCAAGGTGAGGAGACCTTGTATGAAGTTGAGATCTTTAGGCTTATTCAATTGGTGGGTTGGTGGTCCATCAGGTAGGTTAGTGAAGATGATCCAAGGTTCAAAGTATGGGGATAGTACCTATTCACACTACTTTGGTTTCGCCTTAACATGCTCCATGTCCAAGGGATAGGGATAGTACTAGCAATGTTTGCACATTCAGTTCTATATCGTTCCTAGGATCATCCCTTTTTTGTGCTAAGCATTATTGTAGTGGTTATACTTGATGTTTTATCTTACTATTAAGCAATTTTTGGCATTCTCAACACACCTATAAGAGAAACTacgaaattatttcagaaaatctttagagatattcttattatttataacttgattctagaagtttagagaaattacgaaattaccctactaataattttgagaaattttttttgatttgaaACGAGCCCACACACGATAGACGTGAGCTTAAGAATAATGGAGAAGACTACTTGGTGAAAGTGTTCATCATAGATGAATCATAAAGGTacgattttgattaagtgtttattactttagataacataaccaagttcttatttttgaaaaaattaaaactatgATTTTCCTTTAAACCTATTTTTTGATGTGTTTTCTAAACCCGATTTTCCAACAGGGCCACCTTAAATGTACTAGATTTCGAGATTTATTTGGCATTAGAAGACCCCCAATCAACCTCAGTATGAACGTTCGCGCGAGTTTTTTTCTTTCAACCGTACTAGAATAGTTGTTGAAATGTGAGAAATCATCTTCTAACCATTTCATATCTATCCGGTTACTACTAAACTTGTCTGGCATCTTGCCTAATAGTTAGTGGCAAATTGCACTTCAATCACCAACGTGCACTACCTCGTAACAAGTAGTCCATTAACTGGTAGATTGAGTTGTAATGCCACCTCCTCAAGTGTAATAGTATATTCACCACCCGAAAGATAGAATgtgtgtctcgggtctccacTTTTCTAGCAAAGCACTAATAAGTGCAGGTTCCAATTTAGTCCCGCCGAGCATACGGACACGTGCAAGAATCTCGTCTCTTCTAAGTGTACACTTAGattgtgtatatatgttttgATAATCTAATCTTTGTCttaattatataaacataaaagaGATGAGATGAGAGAATATATGAATGGGATTGaatgaaaaagtttaaaaatgtatagaaaaaaaaaagggatcattgAGTTGGTTTTAACATTGGTTCCCAATGTATCTCTGCCTCTCCCAAAATCGagttatttccataattttaaaagaattaatttctttaatctaaatcccaaattaattttaaaaaactacgtatttaccaaataaaattttgttttcattcatgatatttcatttattggttaaaatgatttaaaaagaaaaaaaaatacaattccaAACTGAGAACACTTTGAAAAAGAAAACCCTACATAAACTCCATGGAAGGGGTTAACCTAACCCTCACAACACCTCGACGTTTCCATAACTCATACATGGACATATGAAACGCATCGAAATCAATGGGGGGAGTATGCCATTGGAAATGTTTACGAACTCTCAGCGCATTGCTTTGTAGCATCGCGAACTCTTCGTTGCTTATTCCTTGAAGTATTTTCTTCAAAACCGGGATATCGATATGGTGAACCACGACCGAGAAGCTTTTCCAGTTCAATATATCGGTGAACGGTAGGTCGTAATGGTTGGCTAAAATTATAGGGACGCAACCATAGAATAGAGCGTCGGCCACGCGCGCCGTGTTTACCTCAAAGCCTTTGACATGGATGCAAAACTTGCTTCCGAGGAATTGCTCGGAGTATGGGGTGTTGAGGCGGCCGAAGTGGGCGAAAATTTCAGTGTCATTTTCCCACACTTTGAGAAGAGCTATTCGTACCGGAGAGTTCACTGCTCCGGCGAAAAATGCAAGCCTCTTCCTATAAATATAGTTTTCATTTATGTTAATACCAAATAATGAATTTAACTAATTACGGGAGTACAGTGCGCCTTACCTCTGCGATGTAAGAAGGTTGGGAGGGTCGCCTCCTCGAGGCCAAACTTGAGGCAGAGAAGCATCCTTGTGAGGAAGATACGATGAGGGAAAATAAGTTGAAGAGCAAACGAGTTGAATAACATTGAGTCTTGCTACGAACGCCTTCTTAAATGCAATCTTTCCTATAGAATGGCAAGCAACATAGAAATGATCGGCTCCACCGGTCCGATTCCAGTAAGGATATTTAAGGGTAATATTGGAGATATAATTCTGAACGAAATCGGGGATGCCGTGAACATCGATCCTGGGATCGCTCCTCATAGAAGAGATGGAGAAAG
This region includes:
- the LOC107940082 gene encoding probable glycosyltransferase At5g03795, with protein sequence MGKQSSSLVYQIFQHRFPATFKGFFYFLPISLALTTLLLIFIYISTTANVTKTHSQTTLYLQTLPSLINNIDQTSNLPIVPFEDNEDDNDNLFADPSRTARLSRASQWLLGNIFGLIDGNDTNNKEAYHDGDIFLQDYKQMNKSLKIYVYPHSKDDPFANVLLPPDTDCKGNYASELMFKKALMESHFVTKDPNEAHLFYMPFSISSMRSDPRIDVHGIPDFVQNYISNITLKYPYWNRTGGADHFYVACHSIGKIAFKKAFVARLNVIQLVCSSTYFPSSYLPHKDASLPQVWPRGGDPPNLLTSQRKRLAFFAGAVNSPVRIALLKVWENDTEIFAHFGRLNTPYSEQFLGSKFCIHVKGFEVNTARVADALFYGCVPIILANHYDLPFTDILNWKSFSVVVHHIDIPVLKKILQGISNEEFAMLQSNALRVRKHFQWHTPPIDFDAFHMSMYELWKRRGVVRVRLTPSMEFM